The genomic region AAGCTTGATGCATGAAAGGCATCCTTTCTATGGCATGATAGTGTGGTTATGTATTTGCTGAGACATGTGTTTGAACctggaataaaaaaaaatcatgtgtGAATCTTTAACTAATCATTTTCAATTTGGAATGGcaaagaacacatgatgaatatAGGTGAGCATAACGTTACAACAAACTCACACACATGTAAACTCACACACATGTTCCAACAAACTCCTaaaataaaaatagcaaaatattATTGATCTTTGTATTTATTATGAATATAATAATGTAACAAAGTTTTCAGACCAGACAAACTTTCTCctttaaaataataattcaacaaATAAATTATAAATGTCACTAATCTCGTTCACAATTGAGGATTAAagcaaattttgaaaataataactgAATATGAAAAAATGTTGCTCTCCATGCTGTTCACGCTAAAGCGTAGCCCTGAACTCATTGCTCTTCTTCTGAAACTCGTATTTGTGGTCATTGAACACCCCCAACAAAAGATCTACCACAATGGATGTACGGATATATTGCTCATTTAGCTgcaaatatggattaattagttaaATAATATGCTCAGCATGCATATAATTAATCAATATGTCTTTGGCTAACTTACAATGCCCAACACTGTGGGATTAAACTTCCCTCTCATAGACAACCATTGAAGAACCCAGAGACCAGAGTCGCGACTAAAAGTTCAGTGGCAATATTAAATAGTTAGTGTCAATAAAAGATCGCTTTAATTAAAGATGAATATAAAAGATTCATTGCAATTATGTGTACCTTTGAGGACATTTGGGCACCCCCCTAGCCTCTTTCACATCAAAGTTCATGAAATCTTTTCTTTCAGGAATGTCACCTTTTAGGTAATGACCAGAAGTTACCATATCTGATAATTTTAAAGCCTGAAAATTATATTCATGACAAGACTGTTAAGGTTCATGTATTATTTTACATGTGTATAAAGAAATGGATTAATGACACCTCACCAAGGATTTCATAATTTCTTGTCTTGGCTCAACTTGATCGTCATTTAGATTAGAATCAAACTGATATAATTTTCCATCCAATAAGCTAATGACCATAAGATACCAGTGGTCACCTTCTTCCTTAATTGGCACATAAATCTACAGCGGATAGTTAAGTGTGGGTCATTTCACATTAAACTCGTAAATTTAGATTTAATGAGGTTTTGCATAAATTAATCCATTAAAGAATTCACATGCACTCACAAATTTAAGATCCGGTGCGACAGGCATAAAGCGATATATATAGGTAGCAATCATTTTATCCAGTGAATGTCCCATAAAATGTTCCACCTAAAAGGATTAAAGAGATCTCATTCTAATGAATTACGCATAATTCAAAGAAAAGTGATATAAGTTAACATGATATTTACCGCAAAAGATGGCGGAAGCATCCAAAAAGTCTTATTTGCTTGGTCCCATGTGGCCTTCAttaccacaagcttgattatctACAAATGAGAGTAAAGCAATTTATGGCTGAAGACAAATATTCAtagccaaaaacaaaaaaaatacatgcAAAAAACAACTTGTGTAGCCGTGTAGGTACCTTGTCCGAGATTGGTCTTCCGGGAGCTAGACAAGTAAGTTCTTCCCTAGTTACTATCGTGTCATCCACATTAATCATGGTCTCACTGAAATTCAGATGTTTCATATAAGATAGTTCAACAACACTAATCCTACAAGTGTGAGCTGAAAAAGGGGAACTCACCTTGGATCTTCAATGCTTGCACAAAATGCATATGCTAATCCTTCAAGTTGAACAGACTTTAGCTGCATTTTAGCACATGGTCTGAATTTGCACCTAAAAGCCTAAAAAAAAGAGACTTCTCCATTTTAGGGTTTATTAAGTCAAAGTGGCATATTATGACCATTCAAAACCAGTAATCAATGATTGTCACCTTAATCATTGCATTATAGTAACGTTATTTCTCCATTTGGTTAGAGTTAGAGCCTTGTGGCAATGACCTCTCACCTTGGAGGCAAGGCACACCAGCAGATTGAGCAGGAAGTCGACGTGGAACAGAAAATAATGTGGCATCCCCTATCTTTGTCATCTTAGCAACTCGCATATTAGGAGAAGGGGAGGTGAGCAATTTTCCTCGAGTCAATGAGGATTCAACCTgtgaaataaccattagaatatgaaatccatccaatttttAGGTAAAAATAATGCAATGAGGTTTGAGGTTAAGCTGGCAAGTAAAAAATAGTTGAAGACAAAGTTTCAATAACCAAGGTTCCATTACCTTAGTCGGCAATGTCCTGCAGTAATTGCTGGCAAGGAAAGCTGTAGACTTAGCCTTGGTTCTAAGTTGAGGGTTGATAATGCACTTTCCTTTAATGCTGTCAAGTCGTGAAGATTGTGATGCCCGAGACAACCCCGATTCATGCTTATCTGATATAGTGGCATCATCTTCGGCATCAGAGATATCAATGGTGACATCATTGTCGAGTTGTGCGGGGCTGCATCTCAACCTCTTTCTCAATGGTGGATCAGCGACTGGTGTCATCATTGGGTTCCTGTCTACACTTTGCTGAGTAAAATCAACGTTGCTGACTGAATCTTTGGGAGGTAGGTTTGTGTTGTACTCATCATGGTATTTGCACTTATCTTCATTATGGTACAGCTTAAACTCCATCACCTTGAGTGATCTCTCTATGTTTCCAGAAGCCTTGGTTAGTTCTTCCATAGACTTCTTTAGCTCTCCTAGCTCCTTCATATCTCTCCTCAAGTCCTGTAAATAAACAGCACCAAGGTCTACGTTAATGGCTAATCAAGTCGGAAGTAGAGACTTATTtaaatgattttattcctttggattATTGGATTAATATAATCTAATGGCTAACATACTTCAATTGCACGAAATAACTCATCTATAGAAACATTCTGCAGTTGCGGCGATGTCGGGTCTTGCGTAGGGGTTGCACTTGTTGCAACAAATTCCACACCATTTATACGCATAAAAGGGTCAGCTTCAAACCTGCAACCAAATATTAGAAACATTTACTATCACGTAAATATTGAAATTGATGAAAAGTAAATTTATTTACTTGGAATTTGAGACCGAATCAGGTGCAACTGCAGTGACATTCTCTGCAGTGGCCATTGAAATTATAAAACGTACTGCCGACAAGGTTAGGTTGGTTGACAACAAATAGGGTTTACAACTGGCTAGCCGTATGGATTTTATAAAGGAACAATTACAGGAAACAAATCGAGTGAAATTAATTGAGATATCCCGAGATTTTATTACATTTAATTCAGAAAACATTTAATTCAATATCAAATACAGAAACTTGCTATCACATTAATGAgcattcaattttttaaaataccTGGACGTTACTCTAATTGTTAAATTTTAtactttagttttcaaattttaatatgtccaatttcaaaattcaaatttagaaaACTGAAAAGAAAAAAGGGTGGTCACGGAAGTTACAGTATAAATTCAActcacatatataaaaaaaaatttactttaatCTCAAGTATAAATTCAACGGTTGTGGCAGCGTTTTCCAAGGTAGGAGAAGAGCAACAGAAGGCAGCGAAGAAGCTCGAGAGAATCTGAAGAGGCTTGAAGTTGGACTTGAGGAAAAATGCTTCTTTGGAGGTGATAACATTGGCTTTGCGGACATTGCTATGGCTGACTTCCATACTGGATTGGAATAGCTGGGGAAGTTGTGGCCATCAACCTTATTGATGCAAAGTCAATGCCTAAGCTTAACTCATGGTTCCATGCTTTTATTGACATTCCAATTATCAAAGAACTCATGCCTCCTCGGCATAAATTGCTCCATTTCACACCAAGGCATcacatatataaaaatttttttactttaatcTCAAGTATAAATTCAACACAACACACTAAATTTATGAATATTGTAACTTCTTTTTTCTACTTTAATCTCAAGTATAAATTCAACTCACatatgtaaaaaatattttactcTACTATAAAATATAAAACTACTTTAACACATTTATTCTAATAAGTTTGGCTAACTCATAAGTTTAATTTAATGGAACTACCTCCGTGAGCTCCTTTGAGCTAAACTCATTAATAGTTTAAGAAATTGGATCCATATATTAGTAAGTGAAATTTGAATAAATACTGATTTAACCGGTTGGCTCATAACTTGACTTAATGTATATATGCATGTGTATTACTTATTTGAGCTAATATATGTTATCTTCATTATATTTGAGCCATTTCTTATGTTTAAACCAACTCTATATTTTTTATAAGCTAAATTTTAAAACAATAAGGGATATTTCTAGGACTTTTCATGAAGacataaattaactattaaaatcaACCCAGTTACCATATAAGAAAACACCCTTCACTCATAAATAAGGAGATTTGATTCTTCTCATTAATGAACTCTTTAGAAAGAACTCTGACAGTTTTCTTATTATACAAGCACATGTTATATTTATCACAACTATCTCCAGAGGCATTcaaatttttaatacaaattttctcactcaattctagtaaaACCAATTTTAGTAAAATCACTTTTTCTTTATTGTTGTCCTAACCATAGTGCTAACATTATTTTCTGTGGTATGAACATATTTTGAGCTATAAATAGTCTTCCTAGGATTCTATTTGCTTGATTTTTTCCATTAGTTTCACAATCATTTTCTCCGTAAGCATACAAACAATATCTATGAGTGAATACAAGCTATTCGATGCATAAAATAGGACAATATATGCCATACTTGACATTAAATTGAGTAAAAATTGACATCATACATATTTACCCTGTTAAATAAGTTCAATTATTATCATTAAGTAACTCTTTTTAAAGAGATATGAGTATTTTTCATGAATGTATTTTTAACACCAATTAGTTATTAAGAAAAATTCATCAACAATCCTTCATCCACTCCCTCCAATTAACAAAGTTCAATTATGTCCTGCTCAACCATAAGTTTCAACAACATTAAGAAAAATGCAAGATTATTTACTGACCTTTTTTGTTCTATGGCTAGATTTATTCTATTAGCTTATAGTTGGTCTCATGCATGTCTTTTCATTGATCTTTTGTGCGGCACACcatcaatttcagatttctaagCATCTTATGAACCCAAACAGCCACAGCTATAGATCTGTTGATGAAGAAggttaaaaaattaaagaaattacaataaaatatttttttatgttattctaaaaaatataaaaataaaaacgttgtaagaaaaaaagaaaaaaaaatgaaaaccttATTTGGGGAAGTAAGGAACGACTCTGATGCTTGACAAATGGTTGGAAGTCGTGGGTCTCCTTTGAGGCTATTCTCTTCAGCAAacacttttttcccttttttttccatgtttcttctttttttgggtCTCTGTATATGTATGTGAGGCACCTTCGATGAAAAATACCTCCTCCTCGAAAAACACCACACGACGTCGATGACCATACAGACGAGAAGAACAACACAAATTTTAGTGGCGGGGtgcttgtgggcccaatccaactcatttctgatgctatttaagccaaggattgaaggaggaaTGGGGGActtttttcatacttttcatactttaggtGTTAGTTAccaaattagtttagtttagctttgtagttagtttctagagagagaagctctctcttctctctaggattaggattagattAGTTCATAGATCTagatctatttcttcttcttctctcttctaattttcgttCTTCTCCTCTATTGCACTTGTAGGATTCTTCTTCTAATGTAATTCCTTTGTTTGTAGTTTGTGAAttctcttttgtagatctacatttctccttcaatgcaattggtaagttctttgttgtttcatgatTGATTTAGTTTTCTATTGTGGACctcttgcctttgtagttagatctctctttaattcttgcaaatttATGTGTTCACTTGTATTGCACTCTATGTTTTTGATGAAATGTCTCTTATAGCTattagttagattttgttcctcttggcctaggtagagtaattagtgacacttgagttatctaattcctttgttgattgataattggagagattgctaattggtttggagtgcactaaagctagtctttccttgggagttggctaggacttgtggctcaagccaattcatccacttgactttcctttctttagtaagggttaactaagtggtagcaatgaacaaattctcatcacaattgagaaggataactaggataggacttctagttctcatatcttgccaagagctttgttagttgttagtttattttctttgccatttatatttcttgtccaaaagcttaaaaaccccaaatataattcacaaccaataacaagacacttcattacaattcctagggagaacgacccgaggtccaatacttcggtttataaatttaggggtttgttttagtgacaaacaactttttgtatgaaaggattagtgattggtttagaaactatacttgcaacgggaatttatttgtgaattctaaaccgtcaaaaatctcaTTCATCAGGTGAGCAGGGGTGCGGAATAATGTCGATCCAGGATCTGACACTTGCATGTGTTCATGGGTAGTCTCGATCCAGACCCTGGTAGTTGCTGTTAGTGCCGGGGTTCATTGCAGTGGTGAAGAAGGGTTCATTACAATGGTGaataagtagaagaagaagaaaatcagaAGAGGAAGAGACCCCATTTGCAAAACAAATAATAAGAGGAAGACAAATCCAGACCCTGGTAGTTGCTGTTAGTGCCGGGGTTCATTACAGTGGTAAAGAAGGGTTCATTACAATggtgaataagaagaagaagaaaatcagaAGCGGAAGAGACCCCATCTGCAAAACAAATAATAAGAGGAAGACAAATTCAGACCCTGGTAGTTGCTGTTAGTGCCGGGGTTCATTGCAGTGGTGAAGAAGGGTTCATTGCAAtggtaaagaagaagaagaagaagaaaatcagaAGAAGAAGAGACCCATctgcaaaaaaaataataagggaAAGATGAAAAGGTTTATTTGTAAAAACATTAAATATTAGGGagtatttaataaaattaaatatataaatttatatttaatctacaccattagatataatattaaaatgatctaacagtttaaattaaaaattagacTAAAGGACTAACGTTAGTCCTAAAGATGGTTGGGACCAACAAATCAGCCCCCGTACCTTAGAATGGTCTTTTTAAGGAACGTATTCATTTGacaaatactaaattttattATGACGAGGATGGATAAAGATGATGGATGTCCATTTATGAGGGCACATTTTTTCTATGTTGAAAGAAATAAATGAAGTTTGAAATGTAAATTTTGCGTGCCTATAAATACATGTACTGAGGCAAAGAGGGGATACACACACAAAAGCAATaaataattctctctctctctttacgttgtaatacttctttctctctctttatatttctttattttatatttgttacctcttctttatttatctatttagttattttataacacgcTATCAGCACGAAACTCTAACGAAATTATTAGGAAgacttcaggtaacaaatttttattatgtcaaatctctttcatcttgaatataatacttttgatatatctgaaaataattatttaccaTGGATATTAtatgctaaaatccatcttgattcaatggatcttggagataccattgaggatgaaaataatatatcccagaaggataaaagccaaagccatgatttttcttcgtcgtcatcttgacgtaggattgaaaaataaatatcccacattaaaagatcatGCATATCTGtgaaaagaccttgaagaaaggtacaattatcaaaagacggtgatacttcctcaagcccgatatgttagagaaaattttttCGACCTTCCATGTcttgaatgtgctcctgcagcagcagtatcgagaaacagaatttaaaaatattctgagttaatttcttactttcttgttgctgaacgcaacaatgagttactcTTAAAGAATCATGAAGCGTGCCAAGTTAGTGCCGTCCCATTTTCTGAAGTAAATGTGGCAAATTATTACCCCAAAAGAGGTAAATGACAAGGTTTTAGTAGCGAGAAAagttatggaaggaaaaggaattatgttcacaaaggatctcaccagaagtggaataaagaaagaaataatgggcaaagtaaatcaattgaggataaatgcttccgttgtggtggaaagggccattggtcacgtacttgtcataccccaaggcacctagttgatctttatcaagcatccttgaaaaaggatgacaaaggaaaggaaacaatttttgtttcaaataatgaaaattccaccactcattatgatgtatctaatttctttaaggattctaaaggaaatattggctatttgatcaatgatggaatagtttgatatgtgtatgtgtttgttaagtattcatgtgaataattttattgtgcatgtacttttactcattttattattattattattattattattattattatccgtTGTGGTGAAAAAGGCCATTGGTCATGTACTTAtcataccccaaggcacctagttgatctttatcaagcatccttgaaaagggatgacaaagaaaaggaaacaaattttgtttcaaatgatgaaatTTCCACcattcattatgatgtatctaatttctttaaggattctgaagataatattggctatttgatcaatgatggaatagtttgatatgtgtatgtgtttgttaagtattcatgtgaataattttactgtgcatgtaattttactcattttattattattatcacttgtctttgaagaaaaatggcaaggacatattctgaagatatttgccttgcagatagtgcaagtttgcacactattcttaaaagtaatatatattttacccatcttgtgccaaaagaagaaaacgttaatactattattggctcaggcaatgtgatagaaggctccagaagagctataattttgttttctggaggaacaaaatttataataaataatgcactattgtctaccaagtctcgaagaaacttgttgagctttaaagatattcgccgaaatggatatcatattgagactatgaataagggaaatcatgagtatttatgtatcacaactcatgatttaaataaaaagattatattagaaaagttaccctcactttcatctggattgtattattccaagattagtgcaattgaatcacatgccattgtaaaccagaagcttactagcccaaatgaattcataacttggcatgatagattgggtcattcgggaacaaccatgatgaggagaattattgaaaactctcatggacattcactaaagaactagaagattcttaaaactagtgaattttgttgtgctgcatgttctcaagggaagttaattttaaggccatcactagTAAaggttggatttgagtcccctgaattcctagaaaggattcaaggtgatatatgtggacctattcatccaccatgtggatcttttagatattttatggtcctaatagacacATCTttttcgagatggtcacatgtgtgcttattgtcttctcgcaacctggcgtttacgagattactggctcaaattattcgattaaaagcacaatttccagaaaatccaatcaaagcaattcgtcttgataatgctggtgaatttacttcccgagcctttgatgcttattgtatggctaatggaataagtgttgaacatccagtagcttatgttcacacacaaaatgggttagcagaatcacttattaaacgcctccaattaattgctagacccttgcttatgagaacaaatctcccaacctcggtttgagagcatgctattttacatgccgcagcacttattcgtttgaggtcaacgagttaccatcagttctctcctatgcaattagcttttggccagcagccaaatgtttcccatttaagaatattcgggtgtgcgatatatgttcccattgcaccacctaatcgtaccaaaatgggaccccaaagaaaattggggatatatattggatatgattctccctctatagtgaggtatcttaagatacaaactggagatgtatctAAAGCCTGGTTttcggattgtcattttgatgaatcaaaatttccaacattagggagagagaataagcttcctgaaaaggaacttaattagaatgcatcatccttgatgcatttagatcctcgatcagggcaatgtgaactagaagttcaaaagattatatatttgcaaagaatagcaaatgaattgcctgatacattttccgatacaaagaggataaccaaatcttatataccagtgaAAAATGTCCCAATTCAAATTGATGTCCCaataggacaagtagccactgaagcaaattcacgcaagaagcgtggcagggcggaaaatgccccaattcgaattgatgtcctagTAGGACAAATAGCCATTGAAGCAAATACATGCCAGGAGCGTGGCAGGcttgtcggttccaaagataaaaatcctcgaaagagaaaagaggtaaaaactattcctgttgaaaaagacatagtaaagacacctgcatttgtccaaaattctgatataattttaacgccagaagacgttcaagtacctgaaaattgtgaaaatgacaagatctcgataaattatgtctttacaggagagaaatgggaccgaaataagacaattgtcaatgaaatatttgcatataatgtgacaTTAAATATCAtgtatgaaagtaaggatcttgagccaagatcagtcgaagaatgtcgacaaagaaatgattggccaaaatgagaagaagccatgaaggctgaattagactcacttgcaaaacgtgaagtctttggacctgtagtccgtacacctgaagatgtaaaacctgttggataccgatgcgtatttgtgagaaaacgaaatgagaaaaatgaagttgtgcgctataaagcccaacttgtggcacaaggtttttcacaaaggcccggtatagattatgaagaaacatattcccctgtagtggatgcgataacattgcgttatttgatcagtttatctgcatatgcatttaatggatgtggtaacagcctacttatacggctcattagatcgggatatctatatgaaagtccctgaaggactaaagatatctaaaccatccaatgaatattcgcaagggttatactcagtcaaattgcaaagatctttatatggtctaaaacaATCTGGAtgtatgtggtataatcgtcttactgagtatctggccaaaaatggatttaaaaatgatgatatctgtccatgtgttttgATAAAGAAAaccgcatctggattcattataattgctgtgtacattgatgatttaaatatcattgggacttctgaagagattccaacaattataaaaactctaaaagaagagtttgagatgaaagatcttggaaagactaaattttgtctcggcctgcagatcgagcatacaaaaaatgggatctttattcatcaagcgacatacacagagaagatcttgaaaagattttatatggataagtcacatcctttaaataccccaatgatcgtaagatctt from Arachis ipaensis cultivar K30076 chromosome B02, Araip1.1, whole genome shotgun sequence harbors:
- the LOC107627629 gene encoding uncharacterized protein LOC107627629, with the protein product MKATWDQANKTFWMLPPSFAVEHFMGHSLDKMIATYIYRFMPVAPDLKFIYVPIKEEGDHWYLMVISLLDGKLYQFDSNLNDDQVEPRQEIMKSLALKLSDMVTSGHYLKGDIPERKDFMNFDVKEARGVPKCPQRYT
- the LOC107627630 gene encoding uncharacterized protein LOC107627630, producing the protein MKELGELKKSMEELTKASGNIERSLKVMEFKLYHNEDKCKYHDEYNTNLPPKDSVSNVDFTQQSVDRNPMMTPVADPPLRKRLRCSPAQLDNDVTIDISDAEDDATISDKHESGLSRASQSSRLDSIKGKCIINPQLRTKAKSTAFLASNYCRTLPTKVESSLTRGKLLTSPSPNMRVAKMTKIGDATLFSVPRRLPAQSAGVPCLQGERSLPQGSNSNQMEK